The Shewanella japonica genome has a window encoding:
- a CDS encoding helix-turn-helix domain-containing protein: MFGKHIKRFRDKAGFTQAQLVAQIQTHHEMFSALDEITLSRWENGHTKPSRKKQIALLIFFDALNDIRDLTVDDIKYAGKLSKILEKRYKNLFSKSEAPYALPSSKVTVTFYEKLPEEKLNFYSNYLEEVNSIKLNLTNFNCMNENIEKVGLYEFHSSNNVLMGHLLFIIAKNNFIADSLSKIVQEKISLEEGSSLYIITTYSASKEIYIYRNLLILDSLMSVSELPKSIYIRAGNDSGASILDTLEAEIVGKGLKTKNGVKLYNHQYKWILFKVNTLHMLSAKEFYFDEESIEHEFIINNATL; this comes from the coding sequence ATGTTTGGTAAACATATTAAACGCTTTCGTGATAAAGCAGGTTTTACTCAAGCACAGCTTGTAGCACAAATTCAAACACATCATGAAATGTTCAGTGCCCTTGATGAAATAACGCTATCTCGATGGGAAAATGGTCACACTAAACCTTCTAGGAAAAAGCAAATTGCATTACTGATATTTTTTGATGCTTTAAATGATATTCGTGATCTTACCGTAGATGACATAAAATATGCAGGTAAGCTCTCAAAAATACTAGAGAAACGATATAAAAATCTTTTTTCAAAAAGTGAAGCACCATATGCGTTACCCAGTTCTAAAGTTACCGTAACCTTTTACGAAAAGCTCCCTGAAGAGAAATTAAACTTCTATTCTAATTACTTGGAAGAGGTTAATAGTATTAAATTAAACTTAACTAATTTTAATTGTATGAATGAAAATATTGAAAAAGTAGGGTTATATGAGTTTCATTCTTCAAATAATGTTTTGATGGGGCACTTGCTATTTATAATAGCTAAAAATAACTTTATTGCTGATTCTTTATCTAAAATCGTACAGGAAAAAATATCGTTAGAGGAAGGCTCATCTCTATATATAATTACTACTTATAGTGCCTCTAAAGAAATTTATATCTATCGTAACCTTTTGATTCTCGATTCTTTGATGAGCGTAAGTGAACTCCCAAAATCTATATATATTAGGGCTGGTAATGATTCTGGCGCTAGCATTTTGGATACGCTTGAAGCAGAAATTGTAGGTAAAGGGCTTAAGACTAAAAATGGAGTAAAACTCTATAATCATCAATATAAATGGATTCTATTTAAAGTAAATACGTTACATATGCTAAGTGCTAAAGAATTCTATTTTGATGAGGAATCAATAGAACACGAATTTATTATCAATAATGCAACCTTATAG
- a CDS encoding helix-turn-helix domain-containing protein has product MKSGLFSKLIRDYRKQNKVTQQDLVQLIVSAEDGFNGLDAVTISRWENDVTKPVLYKKIKIAKLIGIDWYKYTIENLSAISPKTGSLINRKLSFSQSLMIETVNIKCKVIDQLTYLKSKDVWNAISKYLFKSKQKYEINLFKNINTYIYLSQTGVVGYYSTYMLNKESFWLYLSKNIEIFQLEKKLNDSINDSINDSVIIAGYFGLTEIITQICLSNIISNIVDNQIVRVGIICHNTQQRITAEKLGFKEHQSVEKYNNGISVMYAETETLKSSKLFYNLYIYKYETLQSKEIL; this is encoded by the coding sequence ATGAAAAGTGGTCTGTTTTCAAAACTCATTCGAGATTACCGGAAACAAAATAAAGTTACACAGCAAGACTTGGTTCAACTAATAGTCTCTGCAGAAGATGGTTTTAATGGTTTAGACGCTGTAACTATCAGTCGATGGGAAAATGATGTAACAAAGCCGGTATTGTATAAAAAAATTAAGATAGCAAAGCTAATCGGAATTGATTGGTATAAGTATACTATTGAAAATTTGAGTGCTATCTCACCAAAAACAGGCTCTTTGATCAACAGAAAGTTGTCATTTAGCCAGTCACTAATGATTGAAACTGTAAATATCAAATGTAAGGTAATAGACCAACTCACTTACCTTAAAAGTAAAGATGTGTGGAATGCTATAAGCAAGTATTTATTTAAAAGTAAGCAAAAATACGAAATTAATTTATTCAAAAATATTAATACGTACATATATTTATCACAAACAGGAGTTGTTGGTTACTATAGTACTTATATGTTGAATAAAGAAAGCTTTTGGTTATACCTGTCAAAAAATATTGAAATTTTTCAATTAGAAAAAAAGTTAAATGATTCGATAAATGATTCGATAAATGATTCCGTTATTATAGCCGGATATTTTGGGTTAACGGAAATAATAACACAAATATGCCTTTCTAATATAATTAGTAACATTGTCGACAATCAAATAGTAAGGGTTGGGATTATTTGCCACAACACACAACAACGTATAACTGCTGAAAAGCTTGGATTTAAAGAGCATCAGTCAGTCGAAAAATACAATAATGGAATATCCGTAATGTATGCAGAAACAGAGACATTGAAGTCTTCAAAGCTATTTTATAACTTGTATATCTACAAATATGAAACACTACAATCTAAGGAAATTTTATGA
- a CDS encoding EAL domain-containing response regulator — protein MINILIIEDDEFIRKTYVESLKEVSPNIKIFDISNGNQSLEILKQNKIDYIILDIMMEKGDGVFVLRNLPTLDYKLEVILCSSIDHDMFNSVNNLAEMYDVKIIGMLTKPKLPTSIIINAINGKMSNKALDNASNNQVKSHLHDIGPFVKNAEISEHLVVFYQPQKCLKNMQIVGVEALARLTHPEYGLLLPYQFLDFLSKEQMKELTHAVIEQAMRKVSSLMLRGINITCSINIPTIIMEDISFPDNIDEMTKSYNIPNSNVILEMLEDEIVDNKLLLDVCTRLRMKGFNLSIDDFGENQSSFERFKLFPFNEIKIDRKFINNLLNDNKKLAIVNSLVKIGKELNIPVVAEGVESLDVQSKLKDLGCDLIQGYLISTPINGIDLDRKLLEYK, from the coding sequence ATGATCAACATTCTTATTATTGAAGACGATGAATTCATTAGGAAAACTTATGTAGAATCGTTAAAAGAAGTCTCACCCAACATAAAAATCTTTGACATTAGTAATGGAAATCAAAGTTTAGAAATTTTAAAGCAAAATAAAATAGATTACATAATTTTAGATATAATGATGGAAAAAGGCGACGGTGTCTTTGTTTTAAGAAATTTACCAACTTTAGATTATAAATTAGAAGTTATTCTTTGCAGTTCCATTGATCATGATATGTTTAACTCTGTAAATAATCTAGCTGAGATGTATGATGTAAAAATTATAGGCATGTTAACAAAGCCTAAGCTACCCACATCTATAATAATTAATGCAATAAATGGAAAAATGTCAAATAAGGCTTTAGATAATGCTTCCAATAACCAAGTAAAATCTCACTTACATGACATTGGTCCATTTGTAAAAAATGCTGAAATATCTGAGCATCTAGTTGTTTTTTACCAGCCTCAGAAATGTCTGAAAAATATGCAAATAGTCGGTGTAGAAGCATTAGCACGTCTTACTCATCCTGAATATGGTTTGTTACTACCTTATCAGTTCTTAGATTTCCTAAGCAAAGAGCAAATGAAAGAGTTAACACATGCAGTTATAGAACAGGCAATGAGAAAAGTTTCAAGTTTGATGTTAAGAGGAATTAACATTACATGTTCTATAAATATACCTACTATTATTATGGAAGACATTAGCTTTCCTGATAATATTGATGAAATGACTAAATCTTATAATATACCAAATAGTAACGTTATTTTAGAAATGCTAGAAGATGAAATTGTAGATAACAAACTTTTGTTAGATGTATGCACTAGACTTAGAATGAAAGGGTTCAATTTATCAATTGACGACTTTGGAGAAAACCAATCGTCTTTCGAAAGATTTAAACTTTTTCCATTTAATGAAATTAAGATAGATCGAAAGTTTATCAATAACCTTCTAAATGATAATAAAAAGCTTGCTATAGTTAACTCTCTTGTAAAGATAGGTAAGGAGCTAAATATACCAGTTGTTGCAGAAGGTGTTGAAAGTTTAGATGTGCAAAGTAAGCTAAAAGACCTTGGATGTGATCTGATTCAGGGTTACTTAATTTCAACTCCGATTAACGGAATTGATCTTGACCGTAAATTACTTGAATATAAATAG
- a CDS encoding response regulator yields the protein MNLINTFNKVKFSVAISLFLLLAITLYQTLSLHAQNTNIKMQYKVIEKARATYQIRQLLENHLLYDDIDIIEVNHKLKLLKTISITNQENFYLTETIIQSINSVNDEISKVKSKSIADITSLLELNVLKERQTRLTTQNLITIYDNVLKLNELEFSDSKTITLALKSLEKVTKVIESGKKINFSKNEINNINLQGNKVFDELFKLTKNQLNTKQRIHWSELDKNLLLLRSNFNNLTEANEKLENKKLSFLGYIAQTSTKFKKSVDSIQEQLEARNKLTQNLSYPLLILVVIFLLNTLVFISLFNKLNQQKDTVFNKTEEKSKFLAAMSHEIRTPLNGIIGVIELVKDNRISDYDLKIIKISALTLKNHIDNILDISKIESGNTDVVNTSRFLGSTLQDVKLMLSLLAKDNSCNILIENTAIQPDMKITLDHAKLKQILINLVSNAIKYSDNLKQHKFVKIAYEYQIIDEHQGDLFITVQDNGIGMTEKETKQYTKPFAQFSTNYNIASTGLGSNVVIEFIRVMGGSFLLSSEKFKGSQAKFNLPYKITNSANSANSANSANSANSANSETQDISCDEKATISHQKKKSLKVLLVEDHPFNLFVLQQQLLELGYLYVSAANGIEAIQLIKANNDIDLIITDINMPEMNGVEFAQYLTQELQLYLPIIALTADAFKQDHEVFLQNGIDTILTKPISTKELEEAIQEQVK from the coding sequence ATGAATTTAATTAATACTTTTAATAAAGTGAAGTTTTCAGTAGCCATATCACTTTTCCTTTTATTGGCAATCACCTTATATCAAACTTTATCTCTACATGCACAAAACACGAATATAAAAATGCAGTATAAAGTAATAGAAAAAGCAAGAGCGACGTATCAAATACGTCAATTGCTAGAAAATCACCTACTTTATGATGATATAGATATCATAGAAGTTAATCATAAACTAAAACTATTAAAAACAATTTCAATTACAAATCAAGAAAATTTTTACTTAACAGAAACGATAATCCAATCTATCAATTCTGTTAATGATGAAATATCAAAAGTAAAATCTAAATCTATTGCAGACATTACATCATTATTAGAACTAAATGTTTTAAAAGAAAGACAAACAAGACTAACCACACAAAACTTAATTACTATTTATGATAACGTTTTAAAATTAAATGAACTAGAATTTAGTGACAGTAAAACAATAACATTAGCATTAAAATCTTTAGAAAAAGTAACAAAAGTAATCGAGTCAGGAAAGAAAATCAATTTTAGCAAAAATGAGATAAACAACATAAACTTACAAGGGAATAAGGTATTTGATGAATTATTCAAACTCACTAAAAACCAATTAAACACTAAGCAAAGAATACACTGGAGTGAATTGGATAAAAATCTACTACTATTACGTAGTAACTTTAACAATTTAACCGAAGCAAATGAAAAACTTGAAAATAAAAAATTAAGCTTTTTAGGATATATAGCGCAAACATCAACTAAATTTAAAAAATCAGTAGATTCAATACAAGAACAATTAGAAGCCCGCAATAAATTAACGCAAAATTTAAGTTACCCGCTATTAATACTTGTTGTAATTTTCCTATTAAATACTCTTGTATTTATTTCATTATTTAATAAATTGAACCAACAAAAAGATACCGTTTTTAACAAAACTGAAGAAAAATCAAAATTTTTAGCTGCGATGAGCCATGAAATCAGAACACCTTTAAATGGTATTATCGGTGTCATTGAATTAGTAAAAGATAATCGAATATCTGATTACGACTTAAAAATCATTAAAATTTCAGCGCTAACACTAAAAAACCATATCGACAATATATTAGATATATCTAAAATAGAATCTGGAAATACAGACGTTGTAAATACAAGTCGTTTTTTAGGCAGCACACTTCAAGATGTTAAATTAATGCTATCTTTGCTAGCTAAAGATAACTCTTGCAACATTCTGATTGAAAATACCGCAATACAGCCAGATATGAAGATAACTCTCGACCATGCAAAACTAAAGCAAATATTAATCAATCTAGTTAGCAATGCTATTAAGTACAGTGATAATTTAAAACAACACAAATTTGTAAAAATTGCTTATGAATACCAAATAATTGATGAACATCAAGGTGATTTATTTATAACAGTACAAGATAACGGTATCGGGATGACAGAAAAAGAAACGAAACAATATACTAAACCTTTTGCACAGTTCTCAACAAATTATAATATAGCAAGCACAGGATTAGGTTCAAATGTTGTAATTGAATTCATACGCGTCATGGGAGGAAGTTTTTTACTTTCATCAGAGAAATTCAAAGGGAGCCAAGCAAAATTTAATCTCCCATACAAAATTACAAACAGTGCTAACAGTGCTAACAGTGCTAACAGTGCTAACAGTGCTAACAGTGCTAACAGTGAAACACAAGATATAAGCTGTGATGAAAAAGCGACAATATCTCATCAGAAAAAAAAATCGTTGAAAGTTTTACTCGTTGAAGACCACCCTTTTAATTTATTCGTATTGCAGCAACAACTTCTAGAACTCGGCTACCTCTATGTCAGTGCTGCGAATGGCATCGAAGCAATACAGTTAATAAAAGCTAACAATGATATAGATTTAATCATAACAGATATCAATATGCCAGAGATGAACGGTGTAGAGTTTGCCCAATACTTAACGCAAGAATTACAATTATATTTACCAATTATTGCTCTGACAGCTGATGCATTTAAACAAGATCATGAAGTTTTTTTACAAAATGGAATTGATACCATACTCACTAAACCTATTTCTACAAAAGAGCTAGAAGAAGCAATACAAGAACAAGTAAAGTAG
- the punC gene encoding purine nucleoside transporter PunC, whose protein sequence is MTNASSNTANVQYFILLAYLALLSMLGFIATDMYLPAFQNIADSFSTSLNNVAFSLTTFLAGLAIGQLLYGPLVEKIGKQNALIAGLTLFAAASGVIVASDSITMLNIARFFQALGACSAGVIWQAIVVEKYDADKAQKVFSNIMPLVALSPAVAPLIGAAIVNSFGWRAVFVTLVIVAVLLIVLTKWLVASESKQAEVQQSISYKSIVKNTHYLGNVVIFGACSAAFFSYLTVWPSVMIKFGYEAQAIGLSFIPQTIMFIVGGYMSKVLVKKCGAQSALKYLLGLFFACVAVIALVTLVMTMETIYPLLISFSVLAAANGAIYPIVVNNALQQFSQNATKAAGLQNFIQIGMAFGASSIVAMLAQYAEMTIGLGILLSAVGVYLGYLLSKQDSWASMSNGFVAPDPARVGLYSDKKSTD, encoded by the coding sequence ATGACTAATGCGTCTTCAAACACTGCCAATGTGCAGTATTTTATTTTATTAGCCTATTTAGCTTTGTTGAGTATGTTAGGTTTTATTGCAACTGATATGTACTTGCCTGCATTTCAGAATATTGCTGATTCTTTTTCAACAAGCTTGAATAACGTCGCCTTTTCATTGACTACATTCCTAGCTGGTCTCGCCATAGGCCAATTATTATATGGTCCTTTAGTTGAAAAAATTGGTAAGCAAAACGCATTAATTGCGGGTTTAACGTTATTTGCCGCTGCAAGTGGCGTCATCGTGGCAAGTGATTCAATTACGATGTTAAATATTGCCCGTTTTTTTCAAGCATTAGGAGCATGTAGTGCTGGTGTCATTTGGCAAGCCATCGTCGTTGAAAAATACGACGCTGACAAAGCGCAAAAAGTGTTCTCGAATATTATGCCGCTAGTGGCTTTATCTCCAGCTGTTGCGCCGTTAATTGGAGCTGCGATTGTTAATTCATTTGGCTGGCGTGCGGTATTTGTTACTTTAGTCATTGTGGCCGTTTTACTTATCGTACTCACTAAATGGTTAGTGGCAAGTGAATCAAAACAAGCTGAAGTGCAGCAAAGCATCAGTTATAAAAGCATTGTGAAAAACACCCATTACTTAGGGAACGTGGTTATTTTTGGAGCGTGTTCGGCTGCATTCTTTAGTTACTTAACTGTGTGGCCAAGTGTCATGATTAAGTTTGGCTACGAAGCGCAGGCAATTGGACTCAGTTTTATTCCTCAAACCATCATGTTTATCGTAGGTGGTTATATGAGTAAGGTATTAGTTAAAAAGTGCGGAGCTCAATCAGCCCTTAAATACTTACTAGGTTTATTCTTTGCTTGTGTTGCTGTAATTGCGTTAGTCACTTTAGTTATGACGATGGAAACTATATATCCATTGCTGATTTCTTTCTCTGTTTTAGCGGCGGCCAACGGCGCGATTTATCCTATTGTGGTCAATAACGCATTACAGCAGTTTAGTCAGAATGCGACTAAAGCAGCTGGCTTACAAAACTTTATTCAAATCGGAATGGCCTTTGGGGCTTCGAGTATTGTTGCTATGCTGGCTCAATATGCTGAAATGACGATTGGATTGGGCATATTACTGAGCGCTGTTGGAGTCTATTTAGGTTACTTGTTATCAAAGCAAGATAGTTGGGCGAGTATGTCGAATGGTTTTGTAGCGCCAGATCCAGCAAGAGTAGGGCTCTATTCAGATAAAAAATCGACAGATTGA
- the punR gene encoding DNA-binding transcriptional activator PunR, whose amino-acid sequence MLSEQALEMIDIVARVGSFTAAANQLHKVPSAVSYAVKQIEDELGVILFERHHRSVSLTEPGKHFVQHARELLAEMNDLKRSTQRVANGWQPTLSIALDNIVRADRISVLISDFYRHFSDVELIIRIEVFNGVWEALATGRSDIAIGATTAIPVGGVFQYKDMRDIEWAFLVSKNHPLAEIDRPLTDDELRIYPSICLEDTSREIPKRTTWLLDNQRRLVVPDWIRAINCFRDGSGIGYMPLNLAKPFIQSGSLIAKTLENPKNASPCCLAWNQEKMSPALEWVLDYLGDTDKLHREWLA is encoded by the coding sequence ATGCTTTCAGAACAAGCATTGGAAATGATTGATATTGTCGCTCGTGTAGGTAGTTTCACCGCTGCAGCTAATCAATTGCATAAAGTTCCATCAGCCGTCAGTTACGCAGTAAAACAAATTGAAGATGAACTTGGTGTCATTTTGTTTGAAAGGCATCATCGTAGTGTTAGCTTAACAGAGCCAGGTAAACATTTTGTCCAACATGCAAGAGAGTTGCTGGCTGAAATGAATGACCTAAAACGAAGCACTCAACGTGTCGCAAACGGTTGGCAACCTACACTTTCTATTGCGTTAGATAACATTGTTAGAGCAGACCGAATCAGTGTGCTGATCTCAGATTTTTACCGCCACTTTAGTGATGTAGAATTAATTATTCGCATTGAAGTGTTTAATGGCGTTTGGGAAGCATTAGCTACAGGCAGAAGTGATATTGCCATTGGTGCAACCACTGCGATACCTGTCGGTGGTGTTTTTCAGTATAAAGATATGCGAGACATTGAATGGGCATTTTTAGTCAGTAAAAATCACCCATTAGCAGAAATCGATCGTCCTTTAACTGATGATGAATTACGTATCTACCCTTCTATTTGTCTTGAAGATACGTCAAGAGAGATCCCTAAACGAACCACATGGCTACTCGACAATCAACGCCGTCTAGTTGTGCCTGATTGGATTCGTGCCATTAATTGCTTTAGAGACGGTTCAGGTATTGGTTATATGCCACTTAATCTCGCTAAGCCTTTTATCCAATCGGGTTCATTGATTGCGAAAACCTTAGAAAACCCTAAAAATGCAAGCCCATGTTGTCTTGCTTGGAATCAAGAAAAAATGTCCCCAGCACTTGAATGGGTGCTCGACTATCTTGGTGATACAGACAAGCTCCATCGTGAATGGTTAGCGTAA
- a CDS encoding Bax inhibitor-1 family protein: MNQQTLSGQQATTMETNKLIKNTYMLLSMTLAFAAVMAGVAMALNIGPFMSIGLSLGSIVVMMVTLKKADNASGLAWIFAFTGMQGASLGYILNHYVGLNNGPELIMQAFGLTSVIFVSLSAYAITTKKDFNFMGGFLFAGLLVVIGLSLINMFFVNSGAMFMALQAAVAMIMVGLILYDTSRIVNGGETNYIRTTISLFLNFINLFMALLHLLGMGNDD, translated from the coding sequence ATGAATCAACAAACTTTGTCGGGTCAACAAGCCACGACGATGGAAACCAACAAACTCATTAAAAACACTTATATGCTGCTGTCTATGACATTAGCATTTGCTGCTGTAATGGCGGGTGTCGCAATGGCGTTAAATATCGGCCCATTCATGTCTATCGGTTTATCTCTTGGTAGTATTGTCGTCATGATGGTCACCTTGAAAAAAGCTGACAATGCCTCAGGATTAGCGTGGATCTTTGCCTTCACAGGTATGCAAGGTGCTTCATTAGGCTATATTCTAAATCACTATGTTGGTTTGAATAATGGCCCAGAGCTTATCATGCAAGCATTTGGTTTAACGTCTGTTATTTTTGTATCTTTATCAGCTTACGCAATCACGACGAAGAAAGACTTTAACTTTATGGGTGGCTTCTTATTCGCCGGCCTACTTGTTGTTATTGGCCTTTCATTAATCAATATGTTCTTTGTTAATAGCGGTGCTATGTTCATGGCATTACAAGCTGCTGTCGCTATGATCATGGTTGGTTTAATCCTTTACGATACAAGTCGTATCGTAAATGGCGGCGAAACTAACTATATCCGCACAACAATTTCGTTATTCTTAAACTTCATCAACCTATTCATGGCACTTCTTCACCTGCTTGGTATGGGAAATGATGATTAA
- the tusD gene encoding sulfurtransferase complex subunit TusD: protein MSKFIIQVNGTVYGSTASFRALRFTESVLSLGHQVSHIFFYQQGVFNSNSLVCPASDEHDLHRAWTKLASEHNVKLVNCVSAALRRGVLSAQDALENDKQQYNASEQFTMGGLGELVTGIEQSERLVCF from the coding sequence ATGAGTAAATTTATTATCCAAGTTAATGGCACAGTTTATGGGTCTACTGCCAGTTTTAGAGCGCTTCGTTTTACTGAAAGTGTTTTATCACTAGGTCATCAAGTCAGCCATATCTTCTTTTATCAGCAAGGTGTATTCAACAGTAATAGCCTCGTTTGCCCAGCATCTGATGAGCATGATTTACACCGCGCTTGGACTAAACTGGCATCAGAACATAATGTCAAATTAGTCAATTGCGTCTCTGCTGCATTAAGGCGTGGAGTCCTATCAGCGCAAGATGCATTAGAAAATGACAAGCAGCAATATAATGCTAGTGAACAATTTACTATGGGTGGTTTAGGTGAGTTAGTCACGGGTATTGAGCAATCAGAAAGATTGGTTTGCTTTTAG
- the tusC gene encoding sulfurtransferase complex subunit TusC codes for MKKICVIFRKSPIGNTSSREGLDFAMLSASFEQEVSIIFTDEAVLHLLPEQQPELVGSKDYLSTFKALSLYDIETVLVCRDSAVQFGITAKDFNFEAELASEKHIQTLIQQANEVVVY; via the coding sequence ATGAAAAAAATCTGCGTCATCTTCAGAAAAAGCCCTATTGGAAATACATCCAGTCGTGAAGGCTTAGACTTTGCTATGCTCAGTGCAAGTTTCGAGCAAGAAGTCAGTATTATATTTACCGATGAAGCTGTACTGCATTTACTGCCTGAACAACAACCTGAACTTGTGGGAAGTAAAGATTACCTGTCGACTTTCAAAGCATTAAGTTTATACGATATTGAGACTGTTTTAGTCTGCCGAGATTCAGCAGTACAATTTGGTATTACAGCTAAAGATTTTAACTTTGAAGCTGAATTAGCCTCAGAAAAACACATCCAAACTTTAATTCAGCAAGCAAATGAAGTGGTGGTATACTAA
- the tusB gene encoding sulfurtransferase complex subunit TusB: MILHLIQHSATTDNALTCCLRYIAEQDSILLSDDAINCLLNHEWQQRLSNIKIYVLIEDIDARGLGARLPQTNNIKVIDYDQFVLATLEHTKVITW; this comes from the coding sequence ATGATATTGCACCTAATACAACACTCAGCAACGACAGATAACGCACTAACCTGCTGTTTACGATACATCGCAGAGCAAGACAGCATCTTATTATCAGACGATGCCATAAACTGCTTACTTAATCATGAGTGGCAACAGCGATTATCAAACATCAAAATTTACGTGTTAATTGAAGATATTGACGCAAGAGGATTAGGCGCTCGCCTACCTCAGACAAACAATATTAAGGTTATCGATTATGACCAGTTTGTACTGGCCACATTGGAACATACGAAGGTGATCACTTGGTAA
- a CDS encoding TusE/DsrC/DsvC family sulfur relay protein codes for MVNSFDFNGQQIEVDAKGYLKNYTDWKADMAPILAATEDIVLTEQHWEVINFVRDFYLEYKTSPAIRVLVKAIGQALGPDKGNSKYLYTLFPIGPAKQATKIAGLPKPAKCI; via the coding sequence TTGGTAAACTCATTTGACTTTAACGGTCAGCAAATCGAAGTCGATGCTAAAGGTTATTTAAAAAATTATACCGATTGGAAAGCTGATATGGCGCCTATTCTAGCGGCCACAGAAGACATTGTCCTTACAGAGCAACATTGGGAAGTCATAAACTTCGTTCGTGACTTTTACTTAGAATACAAAACTAGCCCAGCTATTCGTGTTTTAGTAAAAGCGATAGGTCAAGCATTAGGCCCAGATAAAGGTAATTCTAAATACCTTTACACATTATTCCCTATTGGCCCCGCAAAACAAGCAACCAAAATAGCCGGTTTACCAAAACCCGCTAAATGCATTTAA
- the serS gene encoding serine--tRNA ligase, which yields MLDPKFLRNELEVTAELLARRGFILDVSRLTALEETRKSLQVETEELQASRNAISKSIGQAKSRGEDVSEIMAKVGDLGSQLDAKKSELAALLAELNGIAMSMPNLPDDEVPAGADENDNVEVRTWGEPTKFDFEIKDHLDLGEGLDGLDFKSAVKITGSRFIVMKGQIARLTRAVGQYMLDLHTENHGYTEMYVPLLVNEESLLGTGQLPKFGEDLFHTKPATEEGQGLSLIPTAEVPLTNMVRDTIIDEADLPLKMTALTSCFRSEAGSYGRDTRGLIRQHQFDKVELVQIVKPEDSMAALEELTGHAEKVLQGLGLPYRTMILCTGDMGFGAAKTYDLEVWLPAQNTYREISSCSNMKDFQARRMQARYRGVNDKKPTLLHTLNGSGLAVGRTVVAILENYQNADGSITIPEVLRPYMRGLEKIG from the coding sequence ATGTTAGATCCAAAATTTTTGCGTAACGAACTTGAAGTCACAGCTGAGCTTTTAGCACGACGTGGCTTTATCCTTGATGTTAGCCGCTTAACTGCTTTAGAAGAAACACGTAAGTCGCTACAAGTGGAAACAGAAGAATTACAAGCATCCCGTAATGCAATCTCTAAATCCATTGGTCAAGCAAAGTCTCGTGGCGAAGATGTTAGTGAAATCATGGCGAAAGTGGGTGACTTAGGTTCTCAGCTCGATGCGAAGAAATCAGAACTAGCAGCGTTATTAGCAGAGCTAAATGGTATTGCGATGAGCATGCCTAACTTACCTGATGATGAAGTACCAGCAGGCGCTGACGAAAATGATAACGTTGAAGTTCGCACTTGGGGTGAGCCGACTAAATTTGATTTTGAAATCAAAGATCACTTAGATCTTGGCGAAGGCTTAGATGGTTTAGACTTTAAAAGTGCCGTTAAAATTACCGGTTCTCGTTTCATTGTCATGAAAGGTCAAATCGCTCGTTTAACTCGAGCTGTCGGTCAGTACATGCTAGATCTACATACTGAAAACCATGGTTATACAGAAATGTATGTACCACTTCTAGTCAATGAAGAAAGCTTATTAGGTACAGGTCAGCTACCAAAATTTGGTGAAGACTTATTCCACACAAAACCTGCTACTGAAGAAGGCCAAGGACTAAGCTTAATTCCTACTGCTGAAGTTCCATTAACTAACATGGTTCGTGACACGATTATCGATGAAGCGGATTTACCATTAAAAATGACGGCATTAACATCATGTTTCCGTAGTGAAGCAGGGTCATATGGCCGTGATACACGTGGCCTTATACGTCAACATCAGTTTGACAAGGTAGAACTGGTTCAAATTGTTAAGCCTGAAGATTCTATGGCTGCACTTGAAGAGTTAACAGGCCATGCTGAAAAAGTATTACAAGGGTTAGGCTTACCTTACCGCACAATGATTTTATGTACTGGCGACATGGGTTTTGGCGCTGCTAAAACCTACGATCTAGAAGTTTGGCTTCCTGCACAAAATACTTATCGTGAAATTTCTTCTTGTTCTAACATGAAGGATTTCCAAGCTCGTCGCATGCAAGCTCGCTACCGTGGCGTTAATGATAAAAAGCCTACATTACTGCATACATTAAATGGTTCGGGTTTAGCTGTTGGTCGTACTGTCGTTGCGATTCTCGAAAACTACCAAAATGCGGACGGTTCTATCACGATCCCTGAAGTATTGCGCCCTTATATGCGTGGCTTAGAGAAGATTGGCTAA